The Triticum urartu cultivar G1812 unplaced genomic scaffold, Tu2.1 TuUngrouped_contig_2107, whole genome shotgun sequence genome contains a region encoding:
- the LOC125526864 gene encoding uncharacterized protein LOC125526864, which yields MEFHYRAGDERCPSAGAAATSANSETAATHVPNVLVAGDGAGYHGENSPPPASDPDELRRRAAKERIRARILREEAEAMALEAEVRRELMEERARLLVGLAGVSEHGAAPSLKTASPYFHESVQAGSKVDVSAAVPGKRKNPDVHDASAVLAATGSKKPKSGLTCTVCNITATSEVALQEHLRGKSHGKKAAKHTQPSPGTGQPEEDAFSLKVNRSAALPAKGQNPGIVAPLMAFAEKSCDNLGLNCTACGITASSQKNMQDHLKGKIHMRKTAMLAQPLPKKDGVCSKPNASAAVLPAKRKNFDVVPATSTLSAGPSSKNQKRDLTCTATSEKGTKDHLKGKAHMKMAASLAPGEAEEEAEVEGGYTPRKFHMLTDSGTLCEVVQLNGSILCEVCDVQTADIVTMMCHLQGTKHVSKQAKQKQCEAVEPPAAVAAGGDGPGSEMVPVGGNDVGRVDGGSLLCELCNVKVPSECAMQSHLSGRKHTNKAKVAAVGVGACGNGSASETVPMEANGVCRLDGGILLCKLCDVKAPSECVMQTHLSGRKHTNKQKATVEAGAGQGVKKAAAATMIGSPSKEATSIVVNGSDDSVKKPAAREMEVAVSSAGQGVKKAAATPVIGSPSKEAASIVVNGSDDSVKKPAAGEMEVALSSAGQGVKKAATAMIDSSSKEAASIVVNGSDDSMKKPAAGDMEVVVSSATPQVDVAAPVCARVSSVAPMEVDEGAGAGHGAAKAEEQKKADAEEEGAVEIDGGPAVTGEEYYIKVEGKLFVTLRQADDSLSCSLCGVHGCDKRGMISHLYTRDHWRRARLAEEKKRAPEAALEAVNNGGDGVPVTDGAAQVDN from the exons ATGGAGTTCCACTACCGCGCCGGCGACGAGCGCTGTCCGTCGGCGGGGGCCGCTGCTACGTCGGCCAACTCCGAGACGGCAG CCACGCACGTGCCTAATGTTctcgtcgccggcgacggcgCGGGGTACCACGGGGAGAACTCACCGCCGCCGGCGTCTGATCCGGACGAGCTGCGGCGCCGGGCGGCGAAGGAGAGGATAAGGGCGCGGATCCTGCGGGAGGAGGCGGAGGCCATGGCGCTCGAGGCCGAGGTCCGCCGTGAGCTCATGGAGGAGCGCGCCAGGTTGCTCGTGGGGCTGGCCGGCGTGTCCGAACATGGGGCGGCGCCATCGCTGAAGACAGCGTCGCCGTACTTTCATGAG TCTGTGCAGGCCGGGTCTAAAGTAGACGTGTCTGCTGCTGTGCCAGGCAAGCGGAAAAACCCTGATGTACATGATGCATCTGCTGTTTTGGCGGCCACCGGAAGCAAGAAGCCGAAGTCAGGCCTGACTTGCACGGTGTGCAACATCACGGCAACCAGTGAGGTTGCCCTGCAAGAGCACCTCAGAGGGAAGAGCCACGGGAAGAAGGCCGCTAAACATACGCAGCCATCGCCTGGAACAGGTCAACCAGAGGAGGATGCG TTCAGCTTGAAGGTAAATAGGTCGGCAGCCTTACCGGCCAAGGGGCAAAACCCTGGTATTGTTGCCCCTTTGATGGCTTTCGCTGAAAAAAGTTGCGACAACTTGGGCTTGAACTGCACGGCATGCGGCATCACAGCAAGCAGTCAGAAGAACATGCAAGATCACCTCAAAGGGAAAATTCATATGAGGAAGACTGCCATGCTCGCGCAGCCATTGCCTAAGAAGGATGGG GTCTGCTCAAAACCAAATGCATCAGCAGCCGTGCTACCGGCCAAGCGGAAGAACTTCGACGTTGTCCCAGCCACATCCACCCTTTCAGCCGGGCCAAGCAGCAAGAATCAGAAGCGAGACTTGACCTGCACGGCAACCAGCGAGAAGGGCACGAAGGATCACCTCAAAGGGAAGGCTCACATGAAGATGGCGGCCTCGCTTGCCCCTGGGGAAGCGGAGGAAGAGGCAGAGGTGGAAGGCGGCTACACGCCGAGGAAGTTCCATATGCTGACAGACTCCGGGACATTGTGCGAGGTGGTGCAGCTGAACGGCTCCATCCTCTGCGAGGTGTGCGACGTGCAGACCGCTGACATTGTTACCATGATGTGCCACCTACAGGGGACCAAGCACGTATCCAAGCAAGCCAAGCAGAAGCAGTGCGAAGCCGTGGAACCACCGGCAGCCGTCGCTGCTGGTGGCGACGGGCCAGGATCAGAAATGGTGCCCGTGGGGGGCAATGACGTGGGCCGGGTGGACGGCGGCTCCCTGCTGTGCGAGCTCTGCAACGTGAAGGTGCCGTCGGAGTGCGCCATGCAGTCTCACCTGTCCGGCAGGAAGCACACCAACAAGGCAAAGGTGGCTGCAGTTGGTGTCGGTGCATGTGGCAATGGGTCAGCATCAGAAACTGTGCCCATGGAGGCGAATGGCGTGTGCCGACTGGACGGCGGCATCCTGCTGTGCAAGCTCTGCGACGTCAAGGCCCCGTCGGAGTGCGTCATGCAGACTCACCTGTCCGGCAGGAAgcacaccaacaaacagaaggcCACCGTTGAAGCCGGTGCAGGACAGGGGGTGAAGAAGGCTGCCGCCGCCACCATGATCGGCAGCCCATCCAAGGAAGCCACCTCCATCGTCGTCAATGGCAGTGATGACTCGGTGAAGAAACCAGCAGCAAGAGAGATGGAGGTAGCTGTGTCATCGGCAGGACAGGGGGTGAAGAAGGCTGCCGCCACCCCCGTGATCGGCAGCCCATCCAAGGAAGCCGCCTCCATCGTCGTCAATGGCAGCGATGACTCAGTGAAGAAACCAGCAGCGGGAGAGATGGAGGTAGCTTTGTCATCGGCAGGACAGGGGGTGAAGAAGGCTGCCACCGCCATGATCGACAGCTCATCCAAGGAAGCGGCCTCCATCGTCGTCAATGGGAGCGATGACTCCATGAAGAAACCAGCAGCGGGAGATATGGAGGTGGTAGTGTCATCGGCAACGCCTCAAGTGGATGTTGCCGCCCCGGTCTGCGCCCGTGTCTCCTCCGTGGCCCCAATGGAAGTAGATGAAGGTGCAGGGGCCGGACATGGTGCTGCCAAAGCTGAAGAACAAAAGAAAGCTGATGCCGAGGAAGAGGGAGCCGTGGAGATCGACGGAGGCCCCGCCGTGACCGGCGAGGAGTATTACATCAAGGTGGAGGGCAAGCTGTTCGTCACGCTGCGTCAGGCGGACGACAGCCTCTCGTGCAGCCTGTGTGGCGTGCACGGCTGCGACAAGCGCGGCATGATCAGTCACCTCTACACCAGGGACCACTGGCGCAGAGCCCGTCTCGCCGAGGAGAAGAAGCGGGCACCGGAGGCAGCGCTAGAGGCGGTGAACAATGGCGGCGACGGCGTCCCGGTCACTGATGGAGCGGCTCAGGTTGACAACTGA